The following are encoded in a window of Rosa chinensis cultivar Old Blush chromosome 4, RchiOBHm-V2, whole genome shotgun sequence genomic DNA:
- the LOC112200362 gene encoding MLP-like protein 31: MSSARFGKLEVDIEIKAPAERFFEFHTRKTYMSSNTSPDKVVSCELLEGDWGKEGSVISWNYVLDGNAIAGKELLEAVDIERNSVTYRVIDGYLLQYYKSFKRSCEATPKGKGEEEGTRVHWTLEFEKLHDKVPEPHTMLQFILDLVKDFDAHPSSQ; this comes from the exons ATGTCGTCAGCTAGGTTCGGTAAGCTGGAGGTGGATATTGAAATCAAGGCTCCTGCTGAAAGATTCTTTGAATTCCATACGCGGAAAACATACATGTCATCAAATACCAGTCCTGATAAAGTTGTGAGTTGTGAATTACTTGAAGGTGACTGGGGAAAAGAAGGGTCTGTCATCTCCTGGAATTATGTTCTAG ATGGGAATGCTATAGCTGGCAAGGAGTTGCTTGAAGCCGTCGACATCGAAAGAAATTCGGTAACTTATAGAGTTATCGATGGATACTTGCTGCAGTATTACAAGAGCTTCAAGAGAAGTTGTGAAGCCACCCCAAaaggaaaaggagaagaagagggaaCCCGTGTTCACTGGACTCTGGAATTTGAGAAGCTGCATGACAAAGTTCCGGAGCCACATACCATGCTCCAGTTCATACTGGATCTCGTCAAAGATTTTGATGCTCACCCTAGCAGCCAATAA